One window from the genome of Diceros bicornis minor isolate mBicDic1 chromosome 1, mDicBic1.mat.cur, whole genome shotgun sequence encodes:
- the LOC131410252 gene encoding LOW QUALITY PROTEIN: olfactory receptor 2Y1-like (The sequence of the model RefSeq protein was modified relative to this genomic sequence to represent the inferred CDS: inserted 1 base in 1 codon; substituted 1 base at 1 genomic stop codon), with the protein MGSFNTSLREGFILVGFSDWPQLEPILFAFISIFYSLTLFGNITIITLSLLDSRLHAPMYFFLCHLSFLDLCYTTSTVPQLLITLHGADWTITYGGCMAQLFISLALGSTEYVLLMMMAFDSHAAVCHPLQYMAIMHPHLCQTLTITSWXGFMNSPIQTGLMMAIPLCGLHLLNHFFCEMPVVLKMACEDTEGTESEMFVAXAVILVVPAALILGSYIHIVQAMLRVKSMAGSRKDFGTCGSHLVVVSLFYGSAIYIYLQPMHSYSESEGKFVALFYTITTPMFNPLIYTLRNKDVKGSLRKVLETARESE; encoded by the exons ATGGGAAGTTTCAATACCAGTTTACGAGAGGGCTTCATTTTGGTGGGCTTCTCAGATTGGCCTCAACTGGAACCCattctttttgcctttatttcaATTTTCTACTCCCTAACTCTCTTTGgcaacatcaccatcatcactctCTCCCTCCTGGACTCTCGATTGCATgcacccatgtacttcttcctctgcCACCTCTCCTTCCTGGATCTCTGCTATACCACCAGCACTGTGCCCCAGCTTCTGATAACCCTTCATGGAGCTGACTGGACCATCACCTATGGAGGGTGCATGGCCCAGCTTTTCATCTCCCTTGCCCTGGGCTCCACTGAGTATGTGCTCCTCATGATGATGGCCTTTGACAGCCATGCTGCTGTCTGTCATCCACTGCAATACATGGCCATTATGCACCCCCACCTCTGCCAGACCCTGACTATCACCTCCT GAGGCTTCATGAACTCTCCTATTCAGACAGGTCTTATGATGGCCATTCCTCTCTGTGGCCTCCATCTCCTGAACCACTTCTTCTGTGAGATGCCTGTAGTTCTGAAGATGGCTTGTGAGGACACAGAAGGGACAGAGTCCGAGATGTTTGTGGCCTGAGCCGTAATCTTGGTTGTTCCTGCAGCACTAATTCTGGGCTCTTATATACACATTGTTCAGGCAATGCTGAGGGTCAAGTCAATGGCTGGGAGCAGAAAGGATTTTGGGACTTGTGGGTCCCACCTCGTGGTGGTTTCCCTTTTTTATGGCTCAGCCATTTACATATACCTCCAACCCATGCACAGTTATTCTGAGAGTGAGGGAAAGTTTGTTGCTCTTTTTTATACTATAACCACCCCCATGTTCAATCCTCTGATTTATACCCTAAGGAACAAGGATGTGAAGGGGTCTCTGAGGAAGGTACTAGAGACAGCCAGAGAGTCAGAgtag